ATCCGCAAACCATTGAAAAAATTGGATTTTATACTGAATTATATAATGTTGATAAATCAATTGGAAATGATGAAGGATTTTTATTACGATATTTTATTGAAACATATCAATCAAAAAAACCTATAAATGAATTTAATTTTTTTGAAAAACAATTAGCAGGAAATGTGAATATATTAATGAAAGAATTTTCAATTGTAGAATTACCATCTGGTAATTATAATCTTGTTATTGAAGCCCGAAACAAACAAAACGATTTACTGTTAACCAATAAGTTGTTTTTTCAAAGAAGCAATCCAGATGTTGAATTCAAATATGAAGACATTGCAGCTATTGATATTGAAGAAACATTTGCAAGTAAAATTACTAATATTGACACAATTTCAGAATATATAAGATGCATACGACCAATTTCCGATGCAAAAGAAATGTATTATGCTGATAATCAGCTTAAAAAAGCAGACTTGAAATTAATGCAAAAATATTTTTATAATTTCTGGGAGAAAATATCAAAAGAAAATCCCGAACAGGAATGGAAAAATTACTTATTACAGGTTAATTTAATAAATAGACTATATAGCACACAAATAAAAAAAGGATATGAAACAGACCGTGGAAGAGTTTATTTAAAATATGGAACTCCAAATTCTTTATTCGAAAGCAAACATGAACCAAGTGCATATCCCTATGAAATATGGCATTATTATAAAATAGATAACCAGGCAAATAAAAGATTCGTTTTTTATAACCCCCAATTAGTTGGCAATGAATATATACTATTGCACTCTGATGTAAATGGAGAAATAACAAATTCTTCATGGGAATATATACTTAATTATCGAAGACAGCCATATGATCACGATAGAAAAGAAGGAATTGATCATTTTGGAGGGAAAGCTAAAGAGCAATTTAAAAATTATTAAGACCTTATAAGCTAATAATTTTATGCAAAAAATTTCTTTTTATATTTTTCTGTTTTTTATCCGGTTAATATCATTACTCCCTTTTAAAATATTATATATAATTTCAGATTTTATTTACTTTCTTTTATTTTATATTATTGGATACAGAAAAAAAGTTGTTTTTGAGAATCTTAAGAATTCATTTCCCGATAAAGGAAACAAAGAAATAATAAAAATTGCAAAAAAATTCTACAGACATCTTTCAGATATTTTTATCGAAACTTTTAAATTAACTCAAATAAGCAAAAAGGAAATTTCAAGAAGAGTTAAATTTAAAAATCTTGAAATTATTGATAAGTATTACAAACAAAGTAAAAGCATTATTATAGTATTCGGACATTATGGCAATTGGGAACTTACATTTCATTTTCCACTATTTTCAAATTACAAATCACTTCCTGTATATAAACCTTTGCATAATAAGAGTTTTGACAAATTCCTTTATAATATAAGGAGTAAATTCGGGGCAGAACCTGTATCAATGAATGAAATATATAAAAAAATAATATCATATAAAAAACAAGGA
This genomic stretch from Bacteroidales bacterium harbors:
- a CDS encoding lysophospholipid acyltransferase family protein, which gives rise to MQKISFYIFLFFIRLISLLPFKILYIISDFIYFLLFYIIGYRKKVVFENLKNSFPDKGNKEIIKIAKKFYRHLSDIFIETFKLTQISKKEISRRVKFKNLEIIDKYYKQSKSIIIVFGHYGNWELTFHFPLFSNYKSLPVYKPLHNKSFDKFLYNIRSKFGAEPVSMNEIYKKIISYKKQGKLILTAFVTDQSPLKSEIQYWTKFLNQDTPVYLGVEKIAKKFDFPVIYLHMQKIKRGYYDIYFYELFENPSKTKQYEITNKHVKALEKEIIKDPQYWMWSHRRWKHKKDVTVHKLNK
- a CDS encoding GWxTD domain-containing protein — its product is MKKIILISFLVFISIFSKATETKYLNAYFHYATYTTPDNNPYIETYLTIAGNTVIFNEPENNNLQASIEITMLFVQDSIIKEFRKYNLKSPMVPDTIQEFPNFIDLQRIPLPNGIYDFELQIKDNYNEEKIVFKHYDVITINYQPEKINFSGIMLFESFEITEQNNIFTKSGNDIVPFVSDFYPQTIEKIGFYTELYNVDKSIGNDEGFLLRYFIETYQSKKPINEFNFFEKQLAGNVNILMKEFSIVELPSGNYNLVIEARNKQNDLLLTNKLFFQRSNPDVEFKYEDIAAIDIEETFASKITNIDTISEYIRCIRPISDAKEMYYADNQLKKADLKLMQKYFYNFWEKISKENPEQEWKNYLLQVNLINRLYSTQIKKGYETDRGRVYLKYGTPNSLFESKHEPSAYPYEIWHYYKIDNQANKRFVFYNPQLVGNEYILLHSDVNGEITNSSWEYILNYRRQPYDHDRKEGIDHFGGKAKEQFKNY